In Candidatus Ozemobacteraceae bacterium, the sequence CCGGTCAGCCTGTCGACTTTCTCCTCCGCCCTACGCTCGTCCTGGCCGCGGCCGGTCTTTGAAGATGCCTTCCGGGACGTTTCCGGCACCCTCGGCTCCGTCGAGCGAGGCAGAAGGATCGGAAGGAGGGCCAGGAGGATCACCGCGAGCGCCGCGACGAGAGGAACCGGCACGCGCCGCACGAGTCCGGCCAGCCCTTCCCGTTCTGCGTTCTTCGCGTCCGGCGGCTTCTGCTGGGCGCGGAGTTCGGCCTGACGGTTCCGGATAGCCTGGCGGACTTCGCTCACGGCGTAGGGCTTCGGAATCTCGCGCTGCATCGGCTGGTCGACCGCCGTCTGCGGTTTTTCCGGAGGCGCCGCCTCGGGCGAAGCCTCTTCCCGTTTCGGGGCGGGCGCGGCCGGTTGCTGCATGTCGATGCCGAGACGCAGGAGGGTGTCGAACATGTCCATGCGCGCCTGGGCGATCAGCATCGTCACGCCGGGGTTCGAGCTCGCCTGGATCTTGTCGAGGCGCTCGAGAAGCTCTTTGGAGGGGTTCGTCAGCAGAACGACGATCAGCCGCCGCGCGATCGCGGGGTGGTCTTCCGCCTCGAGCGCCCGGAGCAGGATGTTCCGGATCTTCTCGAACGGCACCAGGATCAGGCAGCTCACGGCCTGGGCGCGAAGGGTCTTGTCGGTCGAGCGGAGCATCTTCTCGATGCTTTCGACGGCTTTGCGTTCATCCCACTTGAGGGCAAAACGGACGGCCTTGCCGCGGATCTTCGGGTCGGGCAGAGCCAGCAGGTCGGACAGTCTCGGAACCAGGCGGTCTGGCGAGCGGGCCTCGAGCAGAATGAACGCCGCGAGTTGAACTGCCGGTTCGTCCTGCTGGAGGGCGGATTCCGCGAGTGGAAGATCCTCGGCGTCCCGGCTCAGCTTCATCAGACACCGGAAGGCGAGGGCCCGGGTGGCGGGCGAGCCGAATCTGGCCTCGTCGCGGACCCACGGGGCGTGTTTTTCCCAGGTTGTCGCATCGAGCCGCCCCAGAAGGTCCAGTTTTTCCGGTTCGGGCAGTTTCGACGGGGCGGTCTCGGGCTTGACAGGCTGAAGGGAGGCCGCATGGGGGAGAAAATCGGCAAGCCGGCGGTAGACGTCCTCGGTTGCGGGATTCAGGGCGAGTTTCTCGACGAACGCGGCCACGTCGGGCGTCTGGATGTTCTTCGCCAGCCAGTCCTCGATGGCCTCCCGGCGTGTGGGGGAGGCGACCGCGATCTGGATCTCGAGGTCGGCGAGGAACTTCCTGAGGCGTTCGCGCCTCCACAGTTTCAGAATTGCCTCATGCGGTGCGTCGGGGCCGGCAATCAGCCCCGCCGCCGACGCTGAAACGCTGATTTCCTTGAAAATCGCGCTGAGCCGCGCCGCCTGCGGTTTCGGCACGGTGTCGATGAGGTCGAGAATCCGGAGGGCCGTATCGATCTCAGGATTGCTGGCGAGCAGGGTCTCGCATCCATGCAGGACTTCGGGATCCTGCTCGTCTCCGAGAATGGAGAGCACATACTCGCGAATCCGCGGAAAGGGAAAGGCGAACGCCGCCGAGAGGCCTGCGATCCGCTCTTCGCTCTTTCGCGAGGCGAGAAGCTCCGATAGATGCGCCTCGGCTTCCTGCTCGTCGACCTTGCGGAGGGCGGCGATCGCCCGAATGCGGACGATCGGGTGATTCGACGCGAGAAGCATCGGAAAATGCGCCATCAGTGCGTGCGGCGCCAGGGCTTCGATCGCCTCGATCACCGGGATGATCAGTCCGCTCTGGCCGTCTCCGAGCCAGTGGGCCAGAAACGAGACGTCGCCTTCGCTCCCGTATCTCCCGAGAAACGCGGCGGCCGGCGGCTGCAGTTCCTCGGGAATCGAGGCGGGATCGGAACGAATGCGCGACAACAGCGGTTCGATCTCGTCGCGCCGGGGCGACAGGAGACTCGTTCGCGTGATCGCCGGGCAACTCCCGGTGGGCGGTGCCTCGGGCCCTTCCGCACGGGCGTCTCCCCGTCTCGACCGGATGCGGCTTATGGCCTGCGCGGCAAAAAACGACAGTTCGCGATCGCTTCCGTCGGCGAGCTCCTGGAGAGCTTTCAGCGCCTCGCCCGATGCGGCGGTCTTCGCGAGCTGGACGACGGCGTTGACGCGGAGCGTGCGTTTCTCCGAGCGAAGCTGTTCGAGAAGCTGCCGCTCCGGCGATGTGTCAGCCATGACCGAGAGCCGAACGGGCCTCCTGTTCGGTGCCGAAGGTCGAAACCATCTCCATCAGACCGACGAGACTGAAGGCCTCCCGGAGCAGAGGGGAAAGCCGGCAGAAGACGAGCTTCAGCTGGAACTCCTCCGCAAACCGGTCGCAGTGGTCGAGCAGACATGCGATGCCCTGGCTGTTCGCGAGGGTGCATTCGCCGAAATCGAACAAAACGGTCGTGATGCCGGCGAGATCGATTGCCCCGATGACGTCGTTCATGACCGTGCCGCCCTGGTCGTTCAGATACCCGACCGGGGTGATGATGAGCCAGGCCCCATCTTTCCGGGTCCGGCAGGCGAAGTTGGTGGTCATATCTCTCTCACCTCGGCTTTCATTCTATACAATCCTCAATCTCCCGATCAAGTGATTCCGGTTTTTGCGGGTTCGCAGTCACGGAATCTTGTCGCATCCTCGCGCCGATATGGTATGCTTGTACAGAGGGAGAAATCCGAGGGAAACCATGCAATGATCTTCGTTCGCCTTCG encodes:
- a CDS encoding STAS domain-containing protein, with the translated sequence MTTNFACRTRKDGAWLIITPVGYLNDQGGTVMNDVIGAIDLAGITTVLFDFGECTLANSQGIACLLDHCDRFAEEFQLKLVFCRLSPLLREAFSLVGLMEMVSTFGTEQEARSALGHG